The Rosa rugosa chromosome 1, drRosRugo1.1, whole genome shotgun sequence genomic sequence GCGTCCATGAAGTCTTGATCATCATCCCCTTTAGCATCACCACCATATGCTTTGAGTGATTTCCTTCGCTTGTGCTCTTCTAGCCACCCCCCAATAATGGCGTCTATTTTCTTTGCAGTTTTCTTCATTCCCTTCTCATGTCCACCTAAATCCAACCACTGAAGATAAGGAAGAGCATCACCCACCGCCAAAAGCCCGATAAAGTAAGAAAACTCTCTGAATGCATCCTGTACACGACGCGCTTCTTCCTTCTGGTTCTCATCAGTGGTAATACAGTAGCGCTTTCCAGCAATCATCCTAAGAATCACGTTGAGAGTCAAGTCCCCAAGCATTTGTTTCAACTCCACCAACACTACTCGATCACCATCACAGCTGCCCTCCGTCTTCTTTATCATATTAGCGGTGCTCCAAGTTTTGTACAACTCGTTCAAGAAGGTCTGCACTTCGAATACTCGAATGTGTCCGAGAATCTGAAGCCGGCGGTTGGAGAGCAGATCAAGAGTGGCAATCCTACGAATTTCTCGCCAGTATGGCCCGGAGGAAGTAAACCCAAACATGGCATTGTTATAGCCTATGATTTGCACAGCTGCCATTTTCGGGCGCGAGGAGGCTCTCAAGTCAAGGGCTGTAAAGCATTCCTTGGCTACCTCACTGCTGCTCACCACCAAAGTTCGATGGACACCAAGCCTTACCGAGAAAAGGGGTCCATACTTGTCAGCCATGTCTCCGAACTTTATGTGGGGAGGATGCGATCCTCCGAACAAAGGAAGGTGACCTAGAAATGGCCATGCGCCCTTTGCTTCAGGTGCTAATTTCACCTTCGGCCTGTAGTATCTTTGTGTCAGATAATAGAAACACACAACAACTAGTGCAAATAATCCAGCTGTGATAGAGTTTTCACAAGGAAGGAGAAAATCCATCTACAAGAGTTTGCATGCAACTAATTAATCGAAGAAATTGTGTTTCAACTATTTGATGTGTATGACCTCGATCTCTCTTACACACACATGGatttatataggagtaatgtGTGTATGGTCGATCATACTGATTCAGTAGATTTGCTACAATTTCGCAATCGGATCTTAGATCATGATGGAGACTTTGCACTAATTTAATTTGCATAGTAGGACAGTAGGTACATGTCAATGCTACCAAGATCTCACGGCCCCAAAAATGTCATAGCAGATTCGAGATATATTATTCAACTAGCTAATAGTAATAAAAACTCTCTCTGACGCTTGGAAGCTAGTTGAACTATTATATATGTATTACTGTAATGGTTCCTTTTCTTCACTATTTGATCACGAGAAGATTGATTGATAAATGTGTATTACTTTTTGAGCAAATTATTGATAACACTTTACCTTTAGTtgttatctttttttcttttcttttttataataAGGAAGTCAGCAACTTTATTAGAAGAGGAAAAATTATACAACAGTACAATACTCAATTCAGCTGCAACAGCAGCAGATAAAAAGGAAGGagcagaaaaaaacaaaaattcctGACTAGAATTTGCAGCATGAGCTGCTATC encodes the following:
- the LOC133727429 gene encoding cytochrome P450 CYP82D47-like yields the protein MDFLLPCENSITAGLFALVVVCFYYLTQRYYRPKVKLAPEAKGAWPFLGHLPLFGGSHPPHIKFGDMADKYGPLFSVRLGVHRTLVVSSSEVAKECFTALDLRASSRPKMAAVQIIGYNNAMFGFTSSGPYWREIRRIATLDLLSNRRLQILGHIRVFEVQTFLNELYKTWSTANMIKKTEGSCDGDRVVLVELKQMLGDLTLNVILRMIAGKRYCITTDENQKEEARRVQDAFREFSYFIGLLAVGDALPYLQWLDLGGHEKGMKKTAKKIDAIIGGWLEEHKRRKSLKAYGGDAKGDDDQDFMDAMISALEGVDFGGYDADTVNKATCLMLIAGGSDTTLVTLTWAISLLLNNVHVLNKAQEELDTVIGRENVVTESDLSKLVYIQAIVKETLRLYPAAPLSAPHEFNEDCTLAGYHVPKGTRLITNLWKIQTDPRIWSDPLEFKPERFLTTHKTTDVRGQHFELIPFGSGRRVCPGLSFGLQTVQFTLASFLHAFKIWTPSNGPVDMSESSGLTNIKATPLEVLIKPRLSSQLYA